In one Nicotiana sylvestris chromosome 8, ASM39365v2, whole genome shotgun sequence genomic region, the following are encoded:
- the LOC138875500 gene encoding uncharacterized protein has protein sequence MDVIALVQRFGKPDMFITMTYNPTWPEIKEHLWTTDETQNRPDLISRVFRAKVEELKTDISKRNIFGKIVAFMYTIEFQKRGLSHAHFLIILDNEYKLLTSESYDGITSAELPETYLDKKLRSLVLKHIMHGPCGNLNPTNSCMKKNDLCKFNYPKSFAEQITKGRDSYPIYKRRNTREVVKVWEQYLDNSWVVPYNSFLLGKFNCHMNVKVFSDIKVSPPEAAWRLFGFSISEMYPSIYYLQLHLRGQQFISFKGNTDINTIVNNPMIKKTMLTEFFQMNRIRPSILEKEAKEVFFERTITVSEEDILLHKKLNTKQLKAYNVIIDQVFSKKPGAFFIDDPGGTGKTFLYRALLETARSKGYIALATATSGVVASILPGGRTAHSRFKYLYTLMKISAATSANKVQLQV, from the exons ATGGATGTTATTGCATTAGTACAACGTTTTGGTAAACCTGACATGTTTATAACTATGACCTATAATCCAACTTGGCCGGAAATAAAAGAACATCTATGGACTACTGATGAAACACAAAATAGACCTGATTTGATTAGTCGAGTATTTAGAGCTAAAGTTGAAGAACTGAAAACAGATATAAGCAAGAGAAATATCTTTGGAAAAATTGTTGCTTTTATGTATACTATTGAATTCCAAAAAAGAGGTTTATCACACGCTCATTTTCTTATAATTTTAGATAATGAATATAAGTTATTGACATCAGAGTCTTATGATGGAATTACTAGTGCTGAATTACCAGAAACTTATTTGGATAAAAAGTTACGCTCACTTGTTCTTAAACATATAATGCATGGTCCGTGTGGTAATCTGAATCCAACAAATTCATGTATGAAAAAGAATGATCTTTGTAAATTTAATTATCCAAAAAGTTTTGCTGAACAAATAACAAAAGGACGTGATTCTTATCCCATCTATAAAAGACGAAACACACGAGAAGTTGTAAAAGTATGGGAGCAGTATTTAGATAATTCTTGGGTTGTTCCATATAATTCTTTTTTACTTGGTAAATTCAACTGTCATATGAACGTTAAGGTTTTCTCTGACATAAAG GTATCACCACCTGAAGCTGCATGGCGTTTATTTGGTTTCTCTATTAGTGAGATGTATCCAAGCATTTATTATCTTCAGCTACATCTTAGAGGGCAACAATTTATTTCTTTTAAAGGCAATACAGATATAAACACAATTGTTAATAATCCAATGATTAAGAAAACAATGTTGACAGAATTTTTTCAGATGAACAGAA TTCGACCATCTATATTGGAAAAAGAAGCAAAGGAGGTATTCTTTGAAAGAACCATCACAGTTAGTGAAGAGGATATACTGTTACATAAAAAGCTGAACACAAAACAATTGAAAGCATACAATGTGATTATTGAccaagtattttccaagaaaccAGGAGCTTTTTTTATTGATGACCCTGGAGGAACTGGAAAAACTTTCTTATATCGTGCTTTATTAGAAACTGCACGTAGTAAAGGATACATAGCTCTAGCAACTGCTACTTCCGGCGTTGTTGCTTCTATTCTTCCAGGTGGGCGAACTGCACATTCACGTTTTAAATACCTATATACATTGATGAAAATTTCAGCTGCAACATCAGCAAACAAAGTTCAACTGCAGGTCTGA
- the LOC104216316 gene encoding uncharacterized protein yields the protein MLDVFDLLLKDLMDTNILFGGKVVVFGGDFRQTLPVVRNGKKEDFISESLLYSTIWDELKKLQLSENMRAKTDPAFCDYLMRIGNGQEMINTNNKIELPDSMIIPFTTEEVSLDHLFAVIFSNVHTCSSNPFFADSRIVLMMKNDFVNKINDILIATFPEKATTFVGFDETIKPNDQSQFEDLLQNLNPAGLPPYKLTLKENYPIILLHNLNLYEGLCNVYILFENAIKAMRFQEFDSEPYVFAPAIMKVFFATSLIKIDLFWIYFGWCSLASYYFYSVFNTN from the exons ATGCTTGATGTTTTTGACTTGCTCTTAAAAGATCTTATGGATACAAATATTCTATTTGGGGGAAAAGTTGTTGTTTTTGGAGGTGACTTTAGACAAACTCTTCCAGTTGTTCGAAACGGAAAAAAAGAAGATTTTATTAGTGAAAGTTTGCTATATTCTACCATTTGGGACGAACTTAAAAAATTGCAACTGTCCGAAAACATGAGGGCAAAAACAGATCCTGCTTTTTGTGATTACCTTATGAGAATTGGAAATGGACAAGAGATGATCAACACtaataacaaaattgaacttccAGATTCTATGATTATTCCTTTTACAACTGAAGAAGTATCTCTGGACCATTTATTCGCTGTGATATTCTCAAATGTACACACATGCTCCTCTAATCCATTTTTTGCAGATTCTCGCATTGTTCTGATGATGAAAAATGATTTTGTGAATAAAATCAACGATATTCTTATAGCAACATTTCCAGAAAAAGCAACTACATTTGTTGGCTTTGACGAAACCATTAAGCCTAATGATCAAAGTCAATTTGAAGACCTACTACAAAATTTAAATCCTGCTGGTTTACCTCCTTACAAATTAACTTTAAAGGAGAATTACCCCATTATATTGCTGCATAATTTGAATCTGTATGAAGGTTTATGCAATG TGTACATTCTATTTGAGAATGCTATAAAGGCCATGCGCTTTCAAGAGTTTGATTCTGAACCATATGTTTTTGCTCCTGCCATTATGAAGGTATTCTTTGCTACGTCCTTGATCAAGATTGATTTGTTTTGGATCTATTTTGGGTGGTGCTCTCTGGCTTCCTATTATTTCTACTCAGTCTTTAATACAAATTGA